Proteins encoded by one window of Cannabis sativa cultivar Pink pepper isolate KNU-18-1 chromosome 4, ASM2916894v1, whole genome shotgun sequence:
- the LOC115712160 gene encoding sterol 14-demethylase, which translates to MEVDNKMYSVGLLIVATLLVAKLISALIMPRSNKRLPPVVPSWPLIGGLLRFINGPILMLREEYPKLGSVFTLNIFHKKITFLVGHEVSAHFFKASESDLSQQEVYQFNVPTFGPGVVFDVDYTVRQEQFRFFTEALRVNKLKGYVDQMVTEAEDYFSKWGDSGEVDLKYELEHLIILTASRCLLGREVRDKLFDDVSALFHDLDNGMLPISVLLPYLPIPAHRRRDQARKKLAQIFSHIINSRKQSGKSENDMLQCFIDSKYKDGRPTSESEVTGLLIAALFAGQHTSSITSTWTGAYLLSHKQFLSAAVDEQRELLKKHGNKVDHDILSEMDVLYRSIKEALRLHPPLIMLLRSSHSDFTVQTREGKQYDIPKGHIVATSPAFANRLPHVFKDPDSYDPERFAVGREEDKVAGPFSYISFGGGRHGCLGEPFAYLQIKAIWSHLLRNFEFELISPFPEIDWNAMVVGVKGKVMVRYKRRELSVN; encoded by the exons ATGGAGGTCGATAACAAGATGTACAGTGTGGGTTTGCTCATAGTCGCCACCCTTTTGGTGGCCAAGCTCATCTCTGCCCTCATTATGCCTCGATCTAATAAGCGTCTTCCTCCCGTTGTCCCCTCATGGCCTCTCATCGGGGGTCTTCTTCGGTTCATCAATGGTCCCATTCTCATGCTACGCGAAGAGTACCCTAAGCTTGGCAgtgtatttactctcaatatcTTTCATAAAAAGATCACCTTCTTGGTGGGTCATGAGGTTTCCGCTCACTTCTTCAAGGCCTCCGAGTCCGATCTCAGCCAGCAGGAGGTTTACCAGTTCAATGTTCCTACTTTCGGACCTGGAGTTGTCTTCGATGTCGATTACACTGTCCGCCAGGAGCAATTCCGCTTCTTTACCGAGGCTCTCAGAGTCAATAAGCTCAAGGGTTATGTCGATCAGATGGTTACCGAGGCTGAG GATTACTTCTCCAAATGGGGAGACAGTGGAGAAGTGGACCTAAAGTATGAACTAGAGCATCTGATTATCCTCACCGCTAGCAGATGTCTTTTGGGTCGAGAAGTTCGTGACAAGCTCTTTGATGATGTTTCTGCTTTGTTCCACGACCTTGACAATGGCATGCTTCCTATCAGTGTCCTCCTCCCTTACCTTCCCATTCCAGCTCATCGCCGCCGTGACCAGGCACGCAAGAAGTTAGCTCAAATCTTTTCACACATCATAAATTCCCGCAAACAAAGTGGCAAGTCAGAGAATGACATGTTGCAGTGTTTTATTGATTCCAAGTACAAAGATGGTCGTCCAACAAGTGAATCTGAGGTCACTGGCTTGCTCATTGCTGCTCTATTTGCCGGCCAGCACACTAGTTCTATCACCTCAACTTGGACCGGTGCATATCTTCTGAGTCACAAACAGTTCCTGTCTGCTGCAGTGGATGAGCAGAGAGAACTTTTGAAAAAGCATGGGAATAAGGTGGATCATGATATCTTGTCTGAGATGGATGTCCTGTACCGAAGCATTAAAGAAGCCCTGAGACTCCATCCCCCGCTAATTATGCTCCTACGTAGCTCACATAGTGACTTTACAGTGCAAACCCGAGAAGGGAAACAATATGACATTCCCAAAGGCCACATAGTTGCCACATCACCAGCTTTCGCCAACCGCCTTCCTCATGTTTTCAAGGATCCAGATAGCTATGATCCCGAAAGGTTTGCAGTTGGGAGAGAAGAGGACAAGGTGGCAGGGCCTTTCTCTTATATCTCATTTGGAGGTGGCAGGCATGGCTGCCTAGGGGAGCCATTTGCCTACTTGCAGATTAAGGCAATCTGGAGCCATTTGCTTAGGAACTTTGAGTTCGAACTTATCTCGCCTTTCCCTGAGATTGATTGGAATGCCATGGTTGTGGGTGTCAAAGGAAAGGTGATGGTCCGGTACAAGAGGCGGGAGCTATCTGTGAACTAA
- the LOC115712571 gene encoding uncharacterized protein LOC115712571, with translation MATISKLSNPSPAASLSSSFKPRSFQPSYLIAFRRPLTNFDATLSSKLSLSTNSPLNASFVIRCSQSDGNGTPTKKTVLHDLYLKGGQSPWYDNLCRPVTDLLPLIEMGVRGVTSNPAIFQKAISSSNAYNDQFRELVQAGKDIEAAYWELVVKDIQDACKLFEPIYDETDGADGYVSVEVSPRLADDTEGTVEAAKWLHKVVDRPNVYIKIPATAPCIPSIKSVISNGISVNVTLIFSIARYEAVIDAYLDGLEASGLNDLSRVTSVASFFVSRVDTLIDKLLEKIGTPEALDLRGKAAVAQAALAYKLYQKKFSGPRWEALVKKGAKKQRLLWASTSVKNPAYPDTLYVSPLIGPDTVSTMPDQALQAFIDHGAVSRTIDSNVSEAEGIYSALEKLGIDWSYVGNQLEVEGVDSFKKSFDSLLDTLQEKANSLKLVSL, from the exons ATGGCTACGATTTCCAAGCTTTCAAACCCATCTCCTGCTGCCTCTTTGTCATCTTCCTTCAAGCCCAGATCTTTCCAACCCAGCTATTTGATCGCTTTCAGGCGACCCCTCACCAACTTCGACGCCACCCTTTCTTCTAAGCTCTCTCTTTCGACCAATTCCCCACTCAACGCTTCCTTTGT CATCAGATGTTCTCAATCCGATGGTAATGGAACTCCAACAAAGAAAACAGTTCTCCATGATCTGTATCTAAAGGGAGGACAGAGTCCCTGGTACGATAACCTCTGCCGACCAGTCACCGATCTGCTTCCTCTTATTGAAATGGGTGTCAGGGGTGTCACTAGCAACCCAGcg ATTTTCCAGAAAGCAATTTCATCTTCTAACGCCTACAATGACCAATTCAG GGAGCTTGTACAAGCTGGGAAAGATATCGAAGCTGCATATTGGGAGCTTGTGGTGAAGGACATTCAAGATGCCTGCAAACTTTTTGAGCCAATTTATGACGAAACAGATGGAGCTGATGGCTATGTTTCTGTTGAAGTTTCACCAAGGCTCGCTGATGACACTGAGGGGACCGTAGAGGCAGCAAAATGGTTACATAAAGTGGTTGACCGTCCCAATGTCTACATTAAAATTCCTGCCACAGCTCCCTGCATCCCTTCAATTAAGAGTGTTATTTCTAATGGTATTAGTGTCAATGTGACT CTTATATTTTCCATTGCTAGATATGAAGCAGTTATCGATGCTTATTTGGATGGGCTTGAGGCTTCTGGGCTAAATGATCTCTCAAGAGTAACCAGTGTTGCTTCGTTCTTTGTTAGTAGGGTTGACACTCTTATTGACAAGTTGCTTGAGAAGATTGGAACACCTGAGGCCCTTGATCTTCGCGGAAAg GCTGCGGTAGCTCAAGCCGCCTTAGCTTACAAACTCTACCAGAAGAAATTTTCTGGCCCAAGGTGGGAGGCTTTGGTAAAGAAGGGTGCTAAGAAGCAGAGATTGCTTTGGGCCTCAACTAGTGTCAAGAACCCTGCATACCCCGACACTTTGTATGTTTCACCTCTCATTGGTCCTGATACG GTATCAACCATGCCTGATCAGGCTCTTCAAGCTTTTATTGATCATGGTGCCGTATCAAGGACGATTGACTCAAATGTCTCTGAGGCCGAGGGTATATACAGTGCACTCGAGAAGCTTGGAATTGATTGGAGCTATGTTGGTAATCAACTTGAAGTTGAAGGAGTGGACTCTTTCAAGAAAAGTTTTGACAGTCTGCTTGATACACTGCAAGAGAAGGCCAACTCTCTTAAACTGGTTAGCCTCTAA